A genomic region of Streptococcus suis contains the following coding sequences:
- a CDS encoding VanZ family protein, whose product MRKFFQADGNLTKLGRQICKTLAGAYALAIVLLCFLPQTWYPQYKDFSTPGIIQIGRLYLLPTPFNSIVNGDKVDSLADLGWIFLQNITNIFLLFPLVFLLLFLREEWRSLRAVIRYSFCISLFIECTQLLLDLLIDAQRVFEIDDLWTNTMGGILAYFTYSLIKRGIILSKKES is encoded by the coding sequence ATGAGAAAATTCTTCCAAGCAGATGGAAACTTGACCAAGCTAGGAAGACAGATTTGTAAGACCTTAGCTGGAGCCTATGCTCTGGCTATTGTTTTACTTTGTTTTCTACCTCAGACTTGGTACCCACAGTATAAGGATTTCTCGACCCCAGGAATTATTCAAATCGGCCGTCTCTATCTTTTACCAACGCCTTTCAACAGCATCGTCAACGGGGACAAGGTAGATAGTTTGGCGGACCTAGGATGGATTTTCTTGCAAAACATCACTAATATTTTTCTACTTTTCCCTCTGGTTTTTCTTCTTTTGTTTCTTAGGGAAGAATGGCGGAGCCTTCGAGCGGTGATTCGTTATAGTTTTTGTATCAGCCTTTTTATTGAATGCACACAATTACTACTGGATTTGCTGATTGATGCCCAACGCGTCTTTGAAATCGATGATTTATGGACCAATACAATGGGGGGAATACTAGCCTATTTTACCTATTCATTGATAAAGAGAGGGATAATCCTTTCCAAAAAGGAGTCTTAG
- the rlmN gene encoding 23S rRNA (adenine(2503)-C(2))-methyltransferase RlmN — MKPSIYAFSQANLVDWILENGEKKFRATQIWEWLYRSRVQSFAEMTNLPKSLIEKLEENFVVNPLKQRIVQESKDGTIKYLFELPDGMLIETVLMHQHYGLSVCVTTQVGCNIGCTFCASGLIPKQRDLTSGEIVAQIMLVQKYLDERNQNERVSHIVVMGIGEPLDNYDNVMTFLRVVNDDKGLAIGARHITVSTSGLAPKIRDFAREGVQVNLAVSLHAPNNDLRSSIMRINRRYPIEVLFEAIEDYIKVTNRRVTFEYIMLNEVNDGVEQAQELADLTKNIRKLSYINLIPYNPVSEHDQYSRSTRERTLAFFDVLKKNGVNCVVRQEHGTDIDAACGQLRSNTLKKDREKARARIAAAKAKAGIRA; from the coding sequence ATGAAACCATCAATTTATGCATTTAGTCAAGCCAATCTGGTTGATTGGATTTTAGAAAACGGAGAGAAGAAGTTCCGTGCCACTCAAATTTGGGAATGGCTTTACCGTTCTCGTGTTCAATCCTTTGCGGAAATGACCAACTTGCCAAAATCTTTGATTGAAAAGTTGGAAGAGAATTTTGTAGTTAACCCGCTCAAACAACGGATTGTACAGGAGTCTAAGGACGGTACTATCAAATACCTCTTTGAACTGCCAGATGGCATGTTGATTGAGACAGTTCTCATGCACCAGCATTATGGTCTTTCTGTCTGTGTAACGACACAAGTTGGCTGTAATATCGGTTGTACCTTCTGTGCATCTGGATTGATTCCGAAGCAACGGGACTTGACCAGCGGTGAGATTGTAGCTCAGATTATGTTGGTGCAAAAATACCTAGATGAGCGCAACCAGAATGAGCGTGTTAGCCATATCGTTGTCATGGGGATTGGTGAGCCGCTTGATAACTATGACAATGTTATGACCTTCTTGCGTGTGGTCAATGACGATAAGGGCTTGGCAATTGGTGCTCGTCATATCACAGTGTCAACATCTGGTTTGGCACCGAAAATCCGTGATTTTGCCCGCGAGGGAGTTCAGGTTAACTTGGCAGTATCTCTTCACGCGCCAAATAACGACCTTCGTTCCAGCATCATGCGCATCAACCGTCGCTATCCAATCGAAGTCTTGTTTGAAGCGATTGAGGACTATATCAAGGTGACCAACCGCCGTGTGACTTTTGAGTATATCATGCTCAATGAGGTCAATGATGGAGTGGAACAGGCGCAGGAATTGGCTGATTTGACCAAGAACATCCGAAAATTGTCTTATATCAACTTGATTCCCTACAACCCTGTAAGTGAGCATGACCAGTACAGCCGTTCAACTAGAGAACGGACCTTGGCTTTCTTTGATGTCTTGAAGAAAAACGGGGTCAACTGCGTTGTTCGCCAGGAACATGGTACAGATATCGATGCGGCTTGTGGTCAATTGCGTTCCAATACCCTCAAAAAGGACCGTGAAAAAGCACGTGCTCGTATTGCAGCCGCAAAAGCAAAGGCAGGTATTCGAGCATGA
- the trpB gene encoding tryptophan synthase subunit beta has translation MTEKGYFGQFGGSFVPEQIQVLLDQLEETFEQYRNDPEFLAEYQAYLKDYAGRETPLYFAESLTKELGGAKIYLKREDLNHLGSHKLNNVLGQILLAKRMGKTRVIAETGAGQHGVATAAVAARFGLGCDVYMGAEDVKRQRLNVFRMEMMGARVHAVTDGTQTLKEAVDAAFGAWMADLDAFYVLGSAVGPHPYPTIVHEFQKIISLESRRQILEKEGRLPDYVIACVGGGSNAIGAFSQYLPDESVKLIGVEAAGKGVDTELHAATMTKGTVGVVDGMKTISLFDENGGVAPVYSISAGLDYPGVGPEHAHYKETGRVHYVAATDDEAVNALLTLSRTEGILPAIESSHAIAEAIRLAPQLDKDKIIIINVSGRGDKDVAAIADYLESR, from the coding sequence ATGACAGAAAAAGGTTATTTTGGACAGTTTGGTGGTAGTTTTGTACCGGAGCAAATTCAGGTTTTGTTGGATCAGTTGGAGGAAACGTTTGAACAGTACCGCAATGATCCAGAATTTTTGGCGGAATACCAAGCTTATCTGAAAGATTATGCTGGTCGTGAAACGCCATTGTATTTTGCGGAATCATTGACCAAGGAGCTTGGTGGAGCGAAAATCTATCTCAAACGGGAAGATTTGAATCACTTAGGTTCTCATAAGTTAAACAATGTGCTGGGGCAAATTCTATTGGCAAAAAGAATGGGGAAAACTCGAGTGATTGCAGAAACTGGTGCTGGTCAACATGGGGTTGCGACGGCTGCTGTTGCGGCACGATTTGGTTTGGGCTGTGATGTCTATATGGGAGCTGAAGATGTCAAACGCCAACGACTCAATGTTTTTCGAATGGAGATGATGGGGGCGCGTGTTCATGCTGTAACGGATGGAACGCAAACCTTGAAAGAGGCAGTTGATGCGGCATTCGGTGCTTGGATGGCTGATTTGGATGCCTTCTATGTTTTGGGATCAGCAGTCGGTCCTCATCCTTATCCGACGATTGTCCATGAGTTTCAAAAGATTATTAGTCTAGAATCTCGCCGTCAGATTTTAGAAAAAGAAGGTCGTTTGCCAGACTACGTTATTGCCTGTGTGGGTGGCGGTTCCAATGCCATTGGTGCATTTTCTCAATATTTACCAGATGAGTCAGTCAAGCTTATCGGTGTAGAAGCAGCTGGTAAAGGTGTTGATACCGAACTGCATGCAGCGACCATGACTAAGGGAACAGTTGGTGTGGTTGACGGTATGAAGACAATCTCCCTCTTTGATGAAAATGGTGGAGTTGCACCTGTTTATTCCATTTCAGCAGGCTTGGACTATCCAGGCGTTGGGCCAGAACATGCTCACTATAAGGAAACTGGTCGTGTTCATTATGTCGCAGCAACAGATGATGAGGCTGTTAATGCACTTCTGACCTTAAGTCGTACAGAAGGAATTCTTCCTGCCATTGAATCGTCTCATGCGATTGCAGAAGCTATTCGATTAGCACCACAACTAGATAAAGATAAAATCATTATTATCAATGTTTCCGGTCGAGGAGACAAGGATGTCGCAGCGATTGCGGATTATTTGGAGAGTAGATAA